In Myxococcus stipitatus, the genomic window CATCCACCAGCAGGTCAAGCGCCTGGAGGCCGAGGTGGGCGTCGCCCTCTTCGAGCGCGTGGGCAAGGACCGCGTCGTCCTCACCCCCGAGGGCCGCGCGTTGTACTCGCACGTCGCGCCGTTCCTGGAGGGGCTCGACGCGGTGGTGCAGTCGGTGCGCAAGGGCGAGGTGGGCGGCACGCTGCGCATCCACGCCTCCGGCCACGTGCTGCGTCACCTGTTGCCCGCGTGGCTGCGCAAGCTCCAGGCGAAGCGGCCCGACATCGAGGTCGTCCTCTTCGAGTCGAAGACGCCCGCCCTGGACATCCTCGAGTCCGGCGACACCGACCTCGTGGTGGACCACCTGCCGGACGTGCCCGACGCGGTGGACTCGCGCGAGGTGGCGCGCACCCGGCCCTTCCTCGTGCTGCCCTCCAACCACCCCCAGACCCAGCGCAAGCAGGTTCGCCTGTCCGAGCTGCGCGACGACGCGTTCATCGCCTACAGCACGGACCGGTATCTGAGGGAGCTCCAGCTCGCGGAGCTGGCGCGCGCGGGCGTGCGGCCGAAGCGGCTGCACGCG contains:
- a CDS encoding LysR family transcriptional regulator, which codes for MIQLQRLEGFYRVARAEGYARAVSTFPYPITQPGIHQQVKRLEAEVGVALFERVGKDRVVLTPEGRALYSHVAPFLEGLDAVVQSVRKGEVGGTLRIHASGHVLRHLLPAWLRKLQAKRPDIEVVLFESKTPALDILESGDTDLVVDHLPDVPDAVDSREVARTRPFLVLPSNHPQTQRKQVRLSELRDDAFIAYSTDRYLRELQLAELARAGVRPKRLHAADSSETILGFVAAGLGYSLLASLLPQGPREAGVVARPLPGAPTGAVHAAWRKTAARSPLIQAALALAPKP